Proteins encoded in a region of the Syngnathus typhle isolate RoL2023-S1 ecotype Sweden linkage group LG20, RoL_Styp_1.0, whole genome shotgun sequence genome:
- the LOC133144896 gene encoding major histocompatibility complex class I-related gene protein-like isoform X9 — translation MHRMNLLGFFVAAVQIHSVTLVIHTLNYFMTASQNGTRPEYMEVVYVDDVQILQFDSNHRKMKVKHDWVNKITEDDPYFWKRETEMSYGTEQGMKSKIEIAKKHFNQTGGVHMIQLMYVCEWDDETGEVDAWEQYCYDGEYFLSFEGKTMKWIAANLQAFSTKIKWDQIDGLYKTKKNVFTQECPSYLKTHLRNGRDFLMRTELPKMFLLQKTPSSPVTCHATGFYPRTSSLFWRKNGEEIDKVVEKGETLPNHDGTFQTSVHLKVEVTPAAEQEYECVFRLAGVSEDIVIKLDAGSILSNAHIREEEYRKKAVPLVVLSMILTLVVMSVVVMSVVVMFLAKRLKSKQAEYSQACEEEKPKEEEEEEEENGQLTVSTYCGSVSA, via the exons tcatTCACACCCTCAATTATTTCATGACGGCTTCTCAAAATGGGACGCGACCAGAGTACATGGAGGTGGTGTATGTTGACGACGTTCAGATTCTGCAGTTTGACAGCAACCACaggaaaatgaaagtgaaacaTGACTGGGTGAACAAAATCACAGAAGATGATCCATACTTCTggaagagagagacagagatgaGTTATGGGACTGAGCAGGGCATGAAAAGCAAGATTGAAATTGCTAAAAAGCACTTCAACCAAACTGGAG GTGTTCACATGATTCAGCTAATGTACGTCTGTGAATGGGATGATGAGACGGGTGAAGTTGATGCTTGGGAGCAATACTGTTACGATGGAGAATACTTCCTATCATTTGAGGGGAAGACGATGAAGTGGATCGCAGCAAATCTACAAGCTTTCAGTACCAAAATCAAGTGGGACCAAATAGATGGGCTTTATAAAACCAAGAAGAATGTTTTCACTCAGGAGTGTCCTTCTTATTTGAAGACGCATTTGAGGAACGGGAGGGACTTCCTGATGAGAACCG AGCTTCCCAAGATGTTTCTCCTGCAGAAGACGCCTTCCTCTCCGGTCACCTGCCACGCCACGGGTTTCTACCCCAGGACATCATCCCTCTTTTGGAGGAAGAACGGCGAGGAGATTGACAAGGTCGTGGAGAAGGGGGAGACCCTCCCCAACCACGACGGAACCTTCCAGACCTCGGTCCACCTGAAAGTGGAGGTGACGCCCGCCGCGGAGCAGGAGTATGAATGCGTGTTCCGGCTTGCCGGCGTCTCGGAAGACATCGTCATCAAGCTGGACGCCGGAAGCATCCTGAGCAACGCGCACATCCGGG AAGAGGAATACAGGAAGAAGGCGGTGCCCCTTGTTGTCCTGTCGATGATCCTCACTCTGGTGGTGATGTCGGTGGTGGTGATGTCGGTGGTGGTGATGTTCCTTGCCAAGCGTCTCAAATCCAAACAAG CCGAATACTCTCAAGCTTGtgaagaggaaaagccaaaagaagaagaagaagaagaagaagaaaatggacAATTAA CTGTTTCCACCTATTGTGGGTCTGTTTCTGCATGA
- the LOC133144896 gene encoding H-2 class I histocompatibility antigen, K-Q alpha chain-like isoform X2, giving the protein MVLGSPFCLLPADSKALEFSFSVPSPTVFGPSSPSLPLRVPSQGLACGSSCRFLQGVSDPSLLSPQDLFLYWLLSSSLPQFFISDFVWPSDSEDAPQTAVDKVIHTLNYFTMISQVAKLPEFLEAAYVDGLQILQFDSNHRETKGKHDWVNKITEDKPRFWEIETAINIQNEQIMKRNIEITKTRFNQTGGVHMIQVISGCEWDDETDEVDGWEHYRYDGEDFLSFDAKNMIWIAAHPQAFITKTKLDQIDGLNKVKKITLTEVCPELLKTHLSNGRDFLMRTELPKVFLLQKTPCSPVTCHATGFYPRTSTLSWRKNGKEIHEDVEMGATLPNHDGTFQTSVHLKVEVTPAAEQKYECVFRLAGVSEDIVIKLDAGSILSNQALPCEKEQDWKTAVAIAVPLVVLNLVAMTMAVVVAAMILDKHLKRKQVIYSQACKEEKPKRKEEEEEGQLTVSTDCGSVSERQQLSHAVEILSEDFLIAPHCIDRHSHEGS; this is encoded by the exons ATGGTTTTGGGCAGTCCTTTCTGCCTCCTCCCAGCTGATTCCAAGGCTCTTGAGTTCTCCTTCAGTGTCCCGTCTCCAACTGTTTTTGGGCCGTCCTCTCCTTCTCTTCCCCTGCGGGTTCCAAGTCAGGGCCTGGCGTGTGGTAGTAGCTGCCGGTTCTTGCAGGGTGTGTCCGATCCATCCTTACTTTCGCCTCAGGATTTGTTTCTCTACTGGCTCCTGTCTTCCTCTCTGCCACAGTTCTTCATTTCTGATTTTGTCTGGCCATCTGATTCTGAAGATGCTCCTCAGACAGCAGTTGATAAAG tcatTCACACGCTCAATTATTTCACGATGATCTCTCAAGTTGCAAAGCTACCAGAGTTCTTGGAGGCGGCGTATGTTGACGGCCTTCAGATTCTGCAGTTTGACAGCAACCACAGGGAAACGAAAGGCAAACATGACTGGGTGAACAAAATCACAGAAGATAAGCCGCGCTTCTGGGAGATAGAGACAGCGATCAATATTCAGAATGAGCAGATCATGAAACGCAACATTGAAATCACTAAAACGCGCTTCAACCAAACTGGAG GTGTTCACATGATTCAGGTGATAAGCGGCTGTGAATGGGACGATGAGACGGATGAGGTTGATGGTTGGGAGCACTACCGTTACGATGGAGAAGACTTCCTATCATTTGACGCGAAGAACATGATATGGATTGCAGCACATCCACAAGCTTTCATCACCAAAACGAAGTTGGACCAAATTGACGGGCTTAATAAAGTCAAGAAGATTACCCTCACGGAGGTCTGTCCTGAGCTGTTGAAGACACATTTGAGCAACGGGAGGGACTTCCTGATGAGAACCG AGCTTCCCAAGGTGTTTCTCCTGCAGAAGACACCTTGCTCTCCGGTCACCTGCCACGCCACGGGTTTCTACCCCAGGACATCGACCCTCTCTTGGAGGAAGAACGGCAAGGAGATCCACGAGGACGTGGAGATGGGGGCGACCCTCCCCAACCATGACGGAACCTTCCAGACCTCGGTCCACCTGAAGGTGGAGGTGACGCCCGCCGCGGAGCAGAAGTATGAATGCGTGTTCCGGCTGGCCGGGGTCTCGGAAGACATTGTCATCAAGCTGGACGCCGGAAGCATCCTGAGCAACCAGG CTTTGCCTTGTGAAAAAGAGCAAGACTGGAAGACTGCGGTGGCCATCGCTGTCCCGTTGGTGGTCCTCAATCTGGTGGCGATGACCAtggcggtggtggtggcggcgatGATCCTTGACAAGCATCTCAAAAGAAAACAAG TCATATACTCTCAAGCTTGtaaagaggaaaagccaaaaagaaaagaagaagaagaagaaggacaatTAA CTGTTTCCACCGATTGTGGGTCTGTTTCTGAGAGGCAGCAGCTGTCACATG CTGTTGAAATTCTTTCAGAGGACTTTCTCATCGCACCGCACTGCATCGATAGACATTCTCATGAAGGTTCGTGA
- the LOC133144896 gene encoding H-2 class I histocompatibility antigen, K-Q alpha chain-like isoform X3, which yields MVLGSPFCLLPADSKALEFSFSVPSPTVFGPSSPSLPLRVPSQGLACGSSCRFLQGVSDPSLLSPQDLFLYWLLSSSLPQFFISDFVWPSDSEDAPQTAVDKVIHTLNYFTMISQVAKLPEFLEAAYVDGLQILQFDSNHRETKGKHDWVNKITEDKPRFWEIETAINIQNEQIMKRNIEITKTRFNQTGGVHMIQVMKGCEWDDETGEVDGWEHYRYDGEDFLSFEAKTMTWIAAHPQAFITKINLDQIDGLNKVKKITHTIKCPVLLKAHLRNGRDFLTRTELPKVFLLQKTPCSPVTCHATGFYPRTSTLSWRKNGKEIHEDVEMGATLPNHDGTFQTSVHLKVEVTPAAEQKYECVFRLAGVSEDIVIKLDAGSILSNQEQDWKTAVAIAVPLVVLNLVAMTMAVVVAAMILDKHLKRKQVIYSQACKEEKPKRKEEEEEGQLTVSTDCGSVSERQQLSHAVEILSEDFLIAPHCIDRHSHEGS from the exons ATGGTTTTGGGCAGTCCTTTCTGCCTCCTCCCAGCTGATTCCAAGGCTCTTGAGTTCTCCTTCAGTGTCCCGTCTCCAACTGTTTTTGGGCCGTCCTCTCCTTCTCTTCCCCTGCGGGTTCCAAGTCAGGGCCTGGCGTGTGGTAGTAGCTGCCGGTTCTTGCAGGGTGTGTCCGATCCATCCTTACTTTCGCCTCAGGATTTGTTTCTCTACTGGCTCCTGTCTTCCTCTCTGCCACAGTTCTTCATTTCTGATTTTGTCTGGCCATCTGATTCTGAAGATGCTCCTCAGACAGCAGTTGATAAAG tcatTCACACGCTCAATTATTTCACGATGATCTCTCAAGTTGCAAAGCTACCAGAGTTCTTGGAGGCGGCGTATGTTGACGGCCTTCAGATTCTGCAGTTTGACAGCAACCACAGGGAAACGAAAGGCAAACATGACTGGGTGAACAAAATCACAGAAGATAAGCCGCGCTTCTGGGAGATAGAGACAGCGATCAATATTCAGAATGAGCAGATCATGAAACGCAACATTGAAATCACTAAAACGCGCTTCAACCAAACTGGAG GTGTTCACATGATTCAGGTGATGAAAGGCTGTGAATGGGACGATGAGACGGGTGAGGTTGATGGTTGGGAGCACTACCGTTACGATGGAGAAGACTTTCTATCATTTGAGGCAAAGACAATGACATGGATTGCAGCACATCCACAAGCTTTCATCACCAAAATCAATTTGGACCAAATTGACGGGCTTAATAAAGTCAAGAAGATTACCCACACTATTAAGTGTCCTGTGCTGTTGAAGGCACATTTGAGGAACGGGAGGGACTTCCTGACGAGAACCG AGCTTCCCAAGGTGTTTCTCCTGCAGAAGACACCTTGCTCTCCGGTCACCTGCCACGCCACGGGTTTCTACCCCAGGACATCGACCCTCTCTTGGAGGAAGAACGGCAAGGAGATCCACGAGGACGTGGAGATGGGGGCGACCCTCCCCAACCATGACGGAACCTTCCAGACCTCGGTCCACCTGAAGGTGGAGGTGACGCCCGCCGCGGAGCAGAAGTATGAATGCGTGTTCCGGCTGGCCGGGGTCTCGGAAGACATTGTCATCAAGCTGGACGCCGGAAGCATCCTGAGCAACCAGG AGCAAGACTGGAAGACTGCGGTGGCCATCGCTGTCCCGTTGGTGGTCCTCAATCTGGTGGCGATGACCAtggcggtggtggtggcggcgatGATCCTTGACAAGCATCTCAAAAGAAAACAAG TCATATACTCTCAAGCTTGtaaagaggaaaagccaaaaagaaaagaagaagaagaagaaggacaatTAA CTGTTTCCACCGATTGTGGGTCTGTTTCTGAGAGGCAGCAGCTGTCACATG CTGTTGAAATTCTTTCAGAGGACTTTCTCATCGCACCGCACTGCATCGATAGACATTCTCATGAAGGTTCGTGA
- the LOC133144896 gene encoding H-2 class I histocompatibility antigen, K-Q alpha chain-like isoform X1, producing MVLGSPFCLLPADSKALEFSFSVPSPTVFGPSSPSLPLRVPSQGLACGSSCRFLQGVSDPSLLSPQDLFLYWLLSSSLPQFFISDFVWPSDSEDAPQTAVDKVIHTLNYFTMISQVAKLPEFLEAAYVDGLQILQFDSNHRETKGKHDWVNKITEDKPRFWEIETAINIQNEQIMKRNIEITKTRFNQTGGVHMIQVMKGCEWDDETGEVDGWEHYRYDGEDFLSFEAKTMTWIAAHPQAFITKINLDQIDGLNKVKKITHTIKCPVLLKAHLRNGRDFLTRTELPKVFLLQKTPCSPVTCHATGFYPRTSTLSWRKNGKEIHEDVEMGATLPNHDGTFQTSVHLKVEVTPAAEQKYECVFRLAGVSEDIVIKLDAGSILSNQALPCEKEQDWKTAVAIAVPLVVLNLVAMTMAVVVAAMILDKHLKRKQVIYSQACKEEKPKRKEEEEEGQLTVSTDCGSVSERQQLSHAVEILSEDFLIAPHCIDRHSHEGS from the exons ATGGTTTTGGGCAGTCCTTTCTGCCTCCTCCCAGCTGATTCCAAGGCTCTTGAGTTCTCCTTCAGTGTCCCGTCTCCAACTGTTTTTGGGCCGTCCTCTCCTTCTCTTCCCCTGCGGGTTCCAAGTCAGGGCCTGGCGTGTGGTAGTAGCTGCCGGTTCTTGCAGGGTGTGTCCGATCCATCCTTACTTTCGCCTCAGGATTTGTTTCTCTACTGGCTCCTGTCTTCCTCTCTGCCACAGTTCTTCATTTCTGATTTTGTCTGGCCATCTGATTCTGAAGATGCTCCTCAGACAGCAGTTGATAAAG tcatTCACACGCTCAATTATTTCACGATGATCTCTCAAGTTGCAAAGCTACCAGAGTTCTTGGAGGCGGCGTATGTTGACGGCCTTCAGATTCTGCAGTTTGACAGCAACCACAGGGAAACGAAAGGCAAACATGACTGGGTGAACAAAATCACAGAAGATAAGCCGCGCTTCTGGGAGATAGAGACAGCGATCAATATTCAGAATGAGCAGATCATGAAACGCAACATTGAAATCACTAAAACGCGCTTCAACCAAACTGGAG GTGTTCACATGATTCAGGTGATGAAAGGCTGTGAATGGGACGATGAGACGGGTGAGGTTGATGGTTGGGAGCACTACCGTTACGATGGAGAAGACTTTCTATCATTTGAGGCAAAGACAATGACATGGATTGCAGCACATCCACAAGCTTTCATCACCAAAATCAATTTGGACCAAATTGACGGGCTTAATAAAGTCAAGAAGATTACCCACACTATTAAGTGTCCTGTGCTGTTGAAGGCACATTTGAGGAACGGGAGGGACTTCCTGACGAGAACCG AGCTTCCCAAGGTGTTTCTCCTGCAGAAGACACCTTGCTCTCCGGTCACCTGCCACGCCACGGGTTTCTACCCCAGGACATCGACCCTCTCTTGGAGGAAGAACGGCAAGGAGATCCACGAGGACGTGGAGATGGGGGCGACCCTCCCCAACCATGACGGAACCTTCCAGACCTCGGTCCACCTGAAGGTGGAGGTGACGCCCGCCGCGGAGCAGAAGTATGAATGCGTGTTCCGGCTGGCCGGGGTCTCGGAAGACATTGTCATCAAGCTGGACGCCGGAAGCATCCTGAGCAACCAGG CTTTGCCTTGTGAAAAAGAGCAAGACTGGAAGACTGCGGTGGCCATCGCTGTCCCGTTGGTGGTCCTCAATCTGGTGGCGATGACCAtggcggtggtggtggcggcgatGATCCTTGACAAGCATCTCAAAAGAAAACAAG TCATATACTCTCAAGCTTGtaaagaggaaaagccaaaaagaaaagaagaagaagaagaaggacaatTAA CTGTTTCCACCGATTGTGGGTCTGTTTCTGAGAGGCAGCAGCTGTCACATG CTGTTGAAATTCTTTCAGAGGACTTTCTCATCGCACCGCACTGCATCGATAGACATTCTCATGAAGGTTCGTGA
- the LOC133144896 gene encoding H-2 class I histocompatibility antigen, K-Q alpha chain-like isoform X4 translates to MHRMNLLGFFVAAVQIHSVTLVIHTLNYFTMISQVAKLPEFLEAAYVDGLQILQFDSNHRETKGKHDWVNKITEDKPRFWEIETAINIQNEQIMKRNIEITKTRFNQTGGVHMIQVMKGCEWDDETGEVDGWEHYRYDGEDFLSFEAKTMTWIAAHPQAFITKINLDQIDGLNKVKKITHTIKCPVLLKAHLRNGRDFLTRTELPKVFLLQKTPCSPVTCHATGFYPRTSTLSWRKNGKEIHEDVEMGATLPNHDGTFQTSVHLKVEVTPAAEQKYECVFRLAGVSEDIVIKLDAGSILSNQALPCEKEQDWKTAVAIAVPLVVLNLVAMTMAVVVAAMILDKHLKRKQVIYSQACKEEKPKRKEEEEEGQLTVSTDCGSVSERQQLSHAVEILSEDFLIAPHCIDRHSHEGS, encoded by the exons tcatTCACACGCTCAATTATTTCACGATGATCTCTCAAGTTGCAAAGCTACCAGAGTTCTTGGAGGCGGCGTATGTTGACGGCCTTCAGATTCTGCAGTTTGACAGCAACCACAGGGAAACGAAAGGCAAACATGACTGGGTGAACAAAATCACAGAAGATAAGCCGCGCTTCTGGGAGATAGAGACAGCGATCAATATTCAGAATGAGCAGATCATGAAACGCAACATTGAAATCACTAAAACGCGCTTCAACCAAACTGGAG GTGTTCACATGATTCAGGTGATGAAAGGCTGTGAATGGGACGATGAGACGGGTGAGGTTGATGGTTGGGAGCACTACCGTTACGATGGAGAAGACTTTCTATCATTTGAGGCAAAGACAATGACATGGATTGCAGCACATCCACAAGCTTTCATCACCAAAATCAATTTGGACCAAATTGACGGGCTTAATAAAGTCAAGAAGATTACCCACACTATTAAGTGTCCTGTGCTGTTGAAGGCACATTTGAGGAACGGGAGGGACTTCCTGACGAGAACCG AGCTTCCCAAGGTGTTTCTCCTGCAGAAGACACCTTGCTCTCCGGTCACCTGCCACGCCACGGGTTTCTACCCCAGGACATCGACCCTCTCTTGGAGGAAGAACGGCAAGGAGATCCACGAGGACGTGGAGATGGGGGCGACCCTCCCCAACCATGACGGAACCTTCCAGACCTCGGTCCACCTGAAGGTGGAGGTGACGCCCGCCGCGGAGCAGAAGTATGAATGCGTGTTCCGGCTGGCCGGGGTCTCGGAAGACATTGTCATCAAGCTGGACGCCGGAAGCATCCTGAGCAACCAGG CTTTGCCTTGTGAAAAAGAGCAAGACTGGAAGACTGCGGTGGCCATCGCTGTCCCGTTGGTGGTCCTCAATCTGGTGGCGATGACCAtggcggtggtggtggcggcgatGATCCTTGACAAGCATCTCAAAAGAAAACAAG TCATATACTCTCAAGCTTGtaaagaggaaaagccaaaaagaaaagaagaagaagaagaaggacaatTAA CTGTTTCCACCGATTGTGGGTCTGTTTCTGAGAGGCAGCAGCTGTCACATG CTGTTGAAATTCTTTCAGAGGACTTTCTCATCGCACCGCACTGCATCGATAGACATTCTCATGAAGGTTCGTGA
- the LOC133144920 gene encoding major histocompatibility complex class I-related gene protein-like isoform X2: MLFLTHSLHLSCPPHAFSSIFACRASKVFLLQKTPSSLVTCHATGFYPRTSTLFWRKNGEKIHEDVEMGATLPNHDGTFQTSVHLKVEVTPAAEQEYECVFRLAGVTEDIVTKLDAGSILSNARIQEEQDRVKVRAIIVILLAVLAVPLGFLAPVAVMMLVLAECHKIRRENQQQLELAISGEIACKAEEAEYLANAPE; the protein is encoded by the exons ATGCTCTTTCTTACACATTCTCTCCATCTTTCCTGCCCTCCTCACGCGTTTTCCTCCATCTTTGCGTGCAGAGCTTCCAAGGTGTTTCTCCTGCAGAAGACACCTTCCTCTCTGGTCACCTGCCACGCCACGGGTTTCTACCCCAGGACATCGACCCTCTTTTGGAGGAAGAACGGCGAGAAAATCCACGAGGACGTGGAGATGGGGGCGACCCTCCCCAACCACGACGGAACCTTCCAGACCTCGGTCCACCTGAAAGTAGAGGTGACGCCCGCCGCGGAGCAGGAGTATGAATGCGTGTTCCGGCTGGCCGGTGTCACGGAAGACATCGTCACCAAGCTGGACGCCGGAAGCATCCTGAGCAACGCGCGCATCCAGG AAGAGCAAGACAGGGTGAAGGTGAGGGCCATCATCGTCATATTGTTAGCGGTTCTCGCTGTTCCGTTGGGGTTCCTTGCTCCGGTGGCGGTGATGATGTTGGTCCTTGCCGAGTGTCACAAAATCAGACGAG aaaaccaacaacaactaGAATtagcaatttctggagaaattgcgtgtaaAGCCGAAGAAGCTGAATACTTGGCGAATGCTCCAGAATGA
- the LOC133144920 gene encoding H-2 class I histocompatibility antigen, alpha chain-like isoform X1 has protein sequence MLFLTHSLHLSCPPHAFSSIFACRASKVFLLQKTPSSLVTCHATGFYPRTSTLFWRKNGEKIHEDVEMGATLPNHDGTFQTSVHLKVEVTPAAEQEYECVFRLAGVTEDIVTKLDAGSILSNARIQEEQDRVKVRAIIVILLAVLAVPLGFLAPVAVMMLVLAECHKIRRANNSENQQQLELAISGEIACKAEEAEYLANAPE, from the exons ATGCTCTTTCTTACACATTCTCTCCATCTTTCCTGCCCTCCTCACGCGTTTTCCTCCATCTTTGCGTGCAGAGCTTCCAAGGTGTTTCTCCTGCAGAAGACACCTTCCTCTCTGGTCACCTGCCACGCCACGGGTTTCTACCCCAGGACATCGACCCTCTTTTGGAGGAAGAACGGCGAGAAAATCCACGAGGACGTGGAGATGGGGGCGACCCTCCCCAACCACGACGGAACCTTCCAGACCTCGGTCCACCTGAAAGTAGAGGTGACGCCCGCCGCGGAGCAGGAGTATGAATGCGTGTTCCGGCTGGCCGGTGTCACGGAAGACATCGTCACCAAGCTGGACGCCGGAAGCATCCTGAGCAACGCGCGCATCCAGG AAGAGCAAGACAGGGTGAAGGTGAGGGCCATCATCGTCATATTGTTAGCGGTTCTCGCTGTTCCGTTGGGGTTCCTTGCTCCGGTGGCGGTGATGATGTTGGTCCTTGCCGAGTGTCACAAAATCAGACGAG CCAATAATTcagaaaaccaacaacaactaGAATtagcaatttctggagaaattgcgtgtaaAGCCGAAGAAGCTGAATACTTGGCGAATGCTCCAGAATGA